From the Primulina tabacum isolate GXHZ01 chromosome 3, ASM2559414v2, whole genome shotgun sequence genome, one window contains:
- the LOC142538621 gene encoding uncharacterized protein LOC142538621, with protein MYQLSSDTDAAFMSSLGWSELTRRTCSSITEGMMYVGELVERANATRSTACQDLREGKALREQLQVTIDEIKVTHAKELSESQARGDELLKEKQEHQQLTDDHAKENQRLKEELKNARAEAAQIRRDLKDAKAQHALEVFSFKEEFLKSEEFNEIFAPKAYHFLEVGFEGAVGLFKAQGYPPSGAPTDFIDIEGFIASRPPPPPDS; from the exons ATGTATCAACTTTCTTCCGACACGGATGCAGCATTCATGAGTTCATTGGGGTGGTCTGAACTCACTCGTCGGACATGCAGCAGTATCACTGAG GGCATGATGTACGTAGGGGAGTTGGTTGAGCGCGCTAACGCCACTCGATCTACCGCCTGCCAAGACTTACGCGAGGGCAAGGCTCTTCGCGAACAGCTCCAGGTTACTATTGACGAGATAAAAGTGACGCATGCTAAGGAGCTTTCGGAGTCCCAAGCTCGAGGTGACGAGCTTCTGAAGGAGAAACAGGAGCATCAGCAGCTGACAGACGACCACGCGAAGGAGAACCAGAGGTTGAAGGAAGAGTTAAAGAATGCTCGAGCTGAAGCAGCACAAATCCGTAGAGACCTCAAGGACGCCAAGGCGCAACATGCTCTCGAAGTCTTTTCATTCAAGGAAGAATTCCTCAAGTCAGAGGAGTTCAACGAGATCTTTGCCCCTAAAGCTTATCATTTCCTGGAGGTGGGTTTCGAGGGTGCAGTCGGCCTCTTTAAGGCTCAGGGCTATCCTCCGTCAGGCGCCCCTACTGACTTCATCGACATTGAGGGTTTCATAGCGAgtcgccccccccccccccctgaTTCTTAG
- the LOC142538620 gene encoding uncharacterized protein LOC142538620 — MRRKCSHYVVIGEVLYRKSFAGPLLRCLSYQEADYVLWEIHEGCCGNHLGPYALAKKVSLVGYCWPSALHDAQELVMSCDSCERHARLHHQPAALMRGIVTACPFDQ, encoded by the coding sequence ATGAGAAGAAAATGTTCGCATTATGTGGTGATCGGAGAGGTATTGTATCGAAAATCCTTCGCCGGACCACTTCTTCGATGCTTGAGTTATCAGGAGGCTGATTATGTGCTCTGGGAAATTCATGAAGGGTGTTGTGGAAATCACCTGGGGCCGTACGCTTTGGCAAAGAAGGTGTCGCTCGTCGGTTATTGTTGGCCCTCAGCGCTGCATGATGCTCAAGAGTTGGTGATGTCTTGTGATAGCTGCGAACGTCACGCCCGGTTGCACCACCAGCCGGCCGCGTTGATGAGGGGTATCGTCACTGCTTGTCCTTTTGATCAGTGA